In Rosa chinensis cultivar Old Blush chromosome 1, RchiOBHm-V2, whole genome shotgun sequence, a genomic segment contains:
- the LOC112198820 gene encoding phenolic glucoside malonyltransferase 1: MAQPNSVKIVEICRVTPKPGSPDLLSLPLTYFDSLWLRFPPVQHLYFYELTSSSSSSPTSTDSAVLAYLKTSLSLTLKHYVPLAGNLTWPQDSHTPIISYVQGDAVSLTLAESAADNFDHLSSNNVFLESKAYHPLVPQLESSHERTAAIALQITLFPGRGFAIGTAMHHAILDGKTMNSFVKSWAHACSKQIESGLSIGSDISLPEQLKPLYDRTVIYDPTGLGLESIYLNTWQNLDGPNNRSVKVWEFKAPPDDSVRSIFEFTRTEIQSLRQMVLEKISDPVHVHLSTFSLACAYTWVCLVKAQEIEANKVSIQAFSVDCRSRLDPPVPENYFGNCVRGVAVFAAVKELLGEDGLVVAVTAISETIKGLDKNGVLKGAHEVYFSKMKDLVQAEGIYSTAGSHRFQIYDTNFGWGRPKKVEVVSIDRTDAISVSDSKNGGGGIEIGVVLKKDCMEAFASLFAVGFGVK, encoded by the coding sequence ATGGCGCAACCAAACTCGGTGAAAATAGTGGAGATTTGCAGGGTGACTCCAAAACCAGGCTCACCAGATCTGTTGTCCCTTCCACTGACCTACTTTGACTCGCTCTGGCTAAGGTTTCCACCCGTACAACACCTTTACTTCTATGAATtaacatcttcttcctcttcttctcccacTAGTACTGATTCTGCAGTACTTGCCTATCTCAAAACCTCGCTCTCCCTCACTCTCAAACACTATGTACCTCTCGCCGGAAACCTAACTTGGCCTCAAGACTCCCACACACCCATTATCAGCTATGTCCAAGGCGACGCCGTTTCACTCACATTAGCTGAGTCCGCTGCTGATAATTTCGACCACCTTTCGAGCAACAACGTCTTTCTCGAATCCAAAGCTTACCATCCACTTGTTCCCCAATTGGAGTCGTCTCATGAACGAACTGCAGCCATTGCATTGCAAATAACCCTATTTCCTGGCCGTGGCTTCGCCATTGGAACAGCCATGCACCATGCAATCCTCGATGGCAAAACAATGAACTCGTTCGTTAAGTCGTGGGCTCATGCATGCAGCAAACAGATTGAAAGTGGCTTGTCCATTGGATCAGATATTTCGTTACCAGAGCAGCTCAAGCCATTATATGATAGAACGGTCATCTATGATCCGACTGGGCTTGGACTCGAATCCATCTACTTAAACACTTGGCAAAACTTGGATGGCCCCAACAACAGAAGCGTAAAGGTTTGGGAATTCAAAGCTCCACCAGATGACTCAGTTCGAAGCATCTTTGAGTTCACACGCACAGAGATACAAAGCCTGAGGCAGATGGTACTAGAAAAAATTTCTGATCCCGTACATGTTCATTTGTCAACGTTTTCTCTAGCTTGTGCTTACACTTGGGTTTGTTTAGTCAAGGCACAAGAAATAGAAGCCAACAAAGTTTCTATTCAAGCCTTTAGCGTGGACTGTAGGTCTCGCTTGGACCCTCCGGTACCTGAAAACTATTTTGGAAATTGCGTGAGGGGTGTCGCGGTGTTTGCGGCAGTAAAGGAGTTATTGGGTGAAGATGGGTTGGTTGTGGCGGTCACAGCAATTAGTGAAACTATAAAGGGTTTGGACAAGAATGGGGTTTTGAAAGGGGCCCACGAGGTTTACTTTTCGAAAATGAAGGACTTGGTTCAGGCTGAGGGGATATATTCTACTGCTGGTTCGCACCGATTTCAGATTTATGATACCAACTTTGGATGGGGTAGGCCGAAGAAAGTTGAGGTGGTTTCTATAGATAGGACCGATGCGATTTCAGTCTCGGATTCCAAGAATGGTGGTGGAGGTATAGAGATTGGGGTGGTTTTGAAAAAAGATTGTATGGAAGCATTTGCTTCTCTATTTGCTGTGGGTTTTGGGGTTAAGTAA